In the Flagellimonas sp. HMM57 genome, one interval contains:
- a CDS encoding DUF192 domain-containing protein, with product MKRFLLLLLVSFMQLSSCKTESKQEIKTETIGFTKEGSLTVTRSETDSILITLDIEIAESEYETQTGLMYRESMENHQGMLFIFPDVAMHSFYMKNTEFPLDIIYIDENLKIASFQKNAQPFNETGLPSKVPVKYVLEINAGLSDTWGLEVGDIISFTKE from the coding sequence ATGAAGAGATTTCTCCTATTGCTTCTGGTTTCCTTTATGCAGTTAAGTTCGTGTAAGACAGAATCCAAGCAAGAAATAAAAACCGAAACCATAGGTTTTACCAAAGAAGGCTCACTTACCGTTACACGATCTGAAACAGATTCCATCTTGATCACTTTGGATATTGAAATAGCTGAATCTGAATATGAAACCCAAACAGGATTGATGTACCGCGAATCGATGGAAAACCATCAAGGAATGTTATTTATTTTTCCCGATGTAGCCATGCATTCGTTCTACATGAAGAATACCGAATTCCCTTTGGATATCATCTATATTGATGAAAACTTGAAAATTGCCAGTTTTCAAAAAAATGCCCAACCATTTAATGAGACAGGATTACCCTCGAAAGTTCCGGTAAAATATGTATTGGAAATAAACGCAGGACTATCCGATACTTGGGGATTGGAAGTTGGAGATATAATTTCTTTCACAAAAGAGTAA
- the lgt gene encoding prolipoprotein diacylglyceryl transferase, with protein sequence MYFLGFNWNPDGTLFKLGFIQIKYYNLLWIAAFVAGWYLMKRIFLNEKKSMEKLDSLFIYGVVSIMLGARLGHVFFYDWDYYKNHLIEILLPIRESSKGSLFGLINGYEFTGFTGLASHGATIAAIIGVWLYCRKWKDIKMLWLLDRMVVVSAIGTAFVRLGNFFNSEINGRVVDKSFALATRFIRDSDDMPAYKAMSITKEKTASAAYKAIEHNPEFSSVLESIPYRHPAQLYEGICYIFVFLVLYFLYWKTDKKDKTGYLFGVFMVGLWTVRFFVEYFKKSQGGFEESLGLLSTGQWLSIPMIIVGLYFMFRPNPSKIAQ encoded by the coding sequence ATGTATTTCCTAGGCTTTAATTGGAATCCTGATGGCACCCTTTTCAAACTCGGGTTTATTCAGATAAAATATTACAACTTACTATGGATAGCGGCCTTTGTAGCAGGTTGGTATTTAATGAAGCGTATTTTCCTGAATGAAAAAAAATCCATGGAAAAATTGGACTCCCTTTTTATTTATGGTGTTGTATCTATTATGCTGGGCGCACGCTTGGGACATGTTTTTTTTTACGATTGGGATTATTACAAAAATCACCTAATTGAAATTTTATTGCCCATTAGGGAAAGTTCGAAAGGTTCATTATTTGGTCTTATCAATGGATATGAATTCACAGGATTCACAGGGCTGGCAAGCCATGGAGCAACTATTGCAGCAATTATAGGTGTCTGGCTTTACTGTAGAAAATGGAAAGACATTAAAATGCTCTGGCTATTGGACCGAATGGTTGTCGTTTCGGCCATTGGAACTGCTTTTGTTCGATTGGGAAATTTTTTCAATTCGGAGATAAACGGTAGGGTCGTTGATAAGTCATTTGCTTTGGCAACTCGGTTTATACGGGATTCCGATGATATGCCCGCTTACAAGGCAATGTCCATTACCAAAGAGAAAACAGCCAGTGCAGCCTACAAGGCCATAGAGCACAATCCAGAATTTTCAAGCGTATTGGAATCGATTCCCTACAGACATCCTGCCCAATTATATGAAGGTATATGCTATATATTTGTCTTTCTGGTATTGTATTTTTTGTATTGGAAAACGGATAAAAAAGACAAGACCGGGTATTTGTTTGGCGTTTTTATGGTAGGGCTTTGGACGGTACGCTTTTTTGTGGAATATTTTAAAAAGAGCCAAGGAGGTTTTGAAGAATCTTTAGGCCTTCTATCTACAGGACAATGGCTAAGCATTCCTATGATCATTGTTGGATTGTATTTCATGTTTAGACCAAACCCATCCAAAATAGCCCAATAA
- the mdh gene encoding malate dehydrogenase, which produces MKVTVVGAGAVGASCAEYIAMKDFASEVVLLDIKEGYAEGKAMDLMQTASLNGFDTKITGSTSDYAKTAGSDIAVITSGIPRKPGMTREELIGINAGIVKTVASSLLEHSPNVILIVVSNPMDTMTYLVHKTTDLPKHRIIGMGGALDSARFKYRLAEALDAPISDVDGMVIGGHSDTGMVPLINHAARNSVKVSEFLAEDRMQQVVEDTKVGGATLTKLLGTSAWYAPGAAVSSLVQAIACDQKKMFPCSTFLEGEYDLNDICIGVPVLLGKNGIEKIVEIDLSDAEKAKMQESAEGVRKTNGLLQL; this is translated from the coding sequence ATGAAAGTAACCGTAGTTGGAGCAGGTGCAGTTGGGGCTAGCTGTGCTGAATATATTGCAATGAAAGATTTTGCATCAGAAGTAGTATTGCTAGACATTAAAGAAGGATATGCCGAAGGGAAAGCAATGGACTTGATGCAAACAGCCTCCTTAAATGGTTTTGATACCAAGATTACTGGAAGTACCAGTGATTATGCTAAAACTGCGGGCAGTGATATCGCTGTAATAACTTCAGGGATACCACGTAAACCTGGAATGACACGAGAAGAATTGATAGGAATCAATGCGGGTATTGTCAAAACAGTTGCTTCAAGCTTATTGGAACATTCTCCAAATGTTATTCTTATTGTTGTTAGTAATCCAATGGATACCATGACCTATTTGGTACATAAGACAACCGATTTGCCTAAGCACAGAATAATTGGTATGGGAGGTGCTTTGGACAGTGCTCGATTTAAATACCGGTTGGCAGAAGCCCTAGATGCACCGATTTCTGATGTAGACGGTATGGTGATAGGGGGACATAGTGATACGGGTATGGTACCGTTGATCAACCATGCTGCGCGTAATAGTGTCAAGGTTTCTGAATTTTTAGCAGAAGACCGTATGCAGCAAGTTGTAGAAGATACTAAAGTAGGAGGTGCCACCCTTACTAAATTACTGGGAACCAGTGCTTGGTACGCACCTGGTGCGGCTGTTTCTTCATTGGTACAGGCAATAGCTTGTGACCAGAAGAAAATGTTCCCTTGTTCTACCTTTTTGGAAGGTGAATATGATCTTAACGATATCTGTATAGGTGTTCCAGTGTTACTGGGAAAAAATGGTATTGAAAAAATAGTTGAGATTGATTTGAGCGATGCGGAAAAAGCCAAAATGCAAGAAAGTGCGGAAGGTGTAAGAAAGACCAACGGACTGCTCCAGTTGTAA
- a CDS encoding GNAT family N-acetyltransferase, which translates to MPKYLLEDETTQRLLFRKVTPSDFDHWLPFYLNPLSTKYWDGLEPDPIKACTEQFDRIFERYEMNLGGMNALVSKDTKQLVGLCGLLVQSVDGAEELEIGYSILPKFWLQGFAFEAAKKCRDYAFQNNFSDSLISIIHIDNIPSQKVAEKNGMFLDKTTTYKDNPVHIFRVNQG; encoded by the coding sequence ATGCCAAAATATCTTTTAGAAGACGAAACCACGCAGCGTTTATTGTTCAGAAAAGTTACTCCTTCGGACTTTGACCATTGGCTTCCTTTCTATCTCAATCCTTTATCCACTAAATATTGGGATGGCCTCGAACCAGACCCCATTAAAGCATGTACGGAGCAATTCGATAGGATTTTTGAACGGTATGAAATGAATTTGGGCGGCATGAATGCCCTTGTCTCAAAAGACACCAAACAACTTGTAGGACTATGTGGACTCTTAGTTCAAAGTGTTGATGGAGCGGAAGAACTCGAGATTGGGTATTCCATCTTACCAAAATTCTGGTTACAAGGCTTTGCCTTTGAAGCCGCCAAAAAATGTAGGGATTACGCTTTCCAAAACAACTTTTCGGATTCACTTATTTCCATTATTCATATCGATAACATTCCCTCTCAAAAGGTTGCCGAAAAAAATGGGATGTTTTTGGATAAAACAACTACGTACAAAGACAATCCTGTTCATATTTTTAGGGTAAACCAAGGATAA
- a CDS encoding ATP-binding cassette domain-containing protein: MTQPKNHTILTNNSSRTDVLVNNLLKGRSEAFSELNGKTGLLFSKSEIERFMDEEERHDVKIITEGVYQSLKSMSSGEQKKVLLDYISKQKPDFLVLVNPFDNLDVETQTILRKKLISISKSVILIQMISRLDDVLPISSDYYKLDGDKLEKYASFDLFLTANQKAEPQFTGTIPPPLHTIEVKENELVQFRNVSVSFDGRKVLDSIDWAIKKGEFWQLIGPNGSGKTTILSMITGDSHKGYGQDLTIFGQRKGSGESVWDIKKKIGYYTPSMTDKFNGYHSLENMILSGLYDSIGLYNYPTDQEKKLALSWLKLLQLHNKKDMKFLSLTTGEKRLVMTARAMIKHPPLLILDEPTAGLDEKSTGLFIALVNKIAKESDTAIVFVSHRKENGLLPRFDYILETTDSNGSIGKTRQHVYH, from the coding sequence ATGACCCAGCCTAAAAACCATACAATTCTTACGAACAACAGTTCCAGAACAGATGTTCTAGTGAACAACTTGTTGAAAGGCCGTTCAGAAGCTTTTAGCGAATTGAATGGAAAGACAGGACTGCTATTTTCCAAATCGGAAATTGAACGCTTTATGGATGAAGAGGAAAGGCACGATGTAAAAATTATTACAGAGGGAGTTTACCAGTCCTTAAAATCCATGAGTAGTGGAGAACAAAAAAAAGTATTGTTGGATTACATATCAAAACAAAAACCTGATTTTTTGGTTTTGGTCAATCCTTTCGATAATCTAGATGTAGAAACGCAAACCATTCTAAGAAAAAAGTTGATATCCATTTCAAAGTCAGTTATCCTTATTCAAATGATAAGCCGTTTAGATGATGTGCTGCCCATCTCTTCGGATTACTATAAATTAGATGGGGACAAGCTAGAAAAGTATGCATCGTTCGATTTGTTTTTGACCGCAAACCAAAAAGCAGAACCTCAGTTCACGGGAACTATTCCACCTCCTCTGCATACCATTGAAGTTAAAGAAAATGAACTTGTTCAATTTAGGAACGTATCTGTAAGTTTTGATGGGCGTAAAGTTTTGGACAGTATTGATTGGGCTATAAAAAAGGGGGAGTTTTGGCAATTGATTGGTCCCAACGGAAGCGGAAAAACCACTATATTATCTATGATAACCGGAGATAGCCATAAAGGATATGGACAAGACCTAACTATATTTGGACAAAGGAAAGGAAGCGGTGAAAGCGTATGGGACATCAAGAAAAAAATAGGGTACTACACGCCATCAATGACAGATAAGTTTAACGGTTATCATAGTTTGGAAAATATGATACTCTCCGGACTTTACGACTCAATTGGGCTTTACAACTATCCAACCGACCAGGAAAAAAAATTGGCTTTATCATGGTTAAAACTTTTACAATTGCACAATAAGAAAGACATGAAGTTTTTATCACTTACTACGGGCGAAAAAAGGCTTGTTATGACCGCGAGAGCAATGATAAAACATCCTCCGTTGTTAATTCTGGATGAGCCAACAGCCGGATTGGATGAAAAAAGTACAGGGCTATTTATAGCTTTGGTGAACAAAATCGCTAAAGAAAGTGATACTGCAATTGTTTTTGTTTCCCATAGAAAGGAAAATGGGTTGTTACCCCGGTTTGATTATATTCTAGAAACAACAGACTCAAATGGGTCAATTGGAAAAACAAGACAACATGTATATCATTGA
- a CDS encoding HEAT repeat domain-containing protein: MGFYDLSKEKRKDLVQKIESDILLDLQKKETESIFKYFSDEDTYIRKAGYSAIGKIYKNSTIDVSNIINILDKLLKSESEKVRQTVINTAGELGKINFENVGYFFDQGLFDEHHSVRNAVIGSIKKMGDKNPVPVLNWAKNYIRHPDKEVRREICHGIELRGRKHPQDILPLLKELQHDTTRRVKNTLIHVLGQISYKKGCLAIVIKDLKTWKNKELVRKALNEIIDVHRRYKDFAALTQEEAIAYIDKNYSEKQ, encoded by the coding sequence ATGGGTTTTTATGATTTGTCAAAAGAAAAGCGAAAAGACCTGGTTCAAAAAATTGAGTCGGATATACTTCTTGACCTTCAAAAAAAGGAAACAGAATCCATTTTCAAATACTTTTCCGATGAAGATACCTACATCAGAAAAGCTGGTTATTCAGCCATTGGCAAAATATACAAAAATAGTACTATCGATGTATCCAACATTATCAATATTCTTGATAAACTCCTGAAATCTGAATCCGAAAAAGTAAGACAGACAGTAATCAATACAGCTGGTGAGTTAGGTAAAATCAATTTTGAAAATGTGGGGTACTTTTTTGACCAAGGACTATTTGATGAGCATCATTCCGTAAGAAATGCGGTTATAGGTTCTATCAAGAAAATGGGAGACAAAAACCCTGTTCCTGTTTTGAACTGGGCAAAAAATTACATTCGTCATCCAGATAAGGAGGTGAGACGTGAGATTTGCCACGGCATAGAATTAAGGGGACGAAAGCATCCTCAGGATATTCTCCCATTGCTAAAAGAGTTACAGCATGATACAACGAGACGAGTAAAAAATACCCTTATACATGTTTTGGGGCAAATCTCATATAAGAAAGGATGTCTGGCCATAGTGATCAAAGATTTAAAAACTTGGAAAAACAAAGAACTTGTCAGAAAAGCTTTGAACGAAATTATAGATGTACACAGGCGTTACAAAGATTTTGCCGCTCTTACCCAAGAAGAAGCTATAGCCTATATTGATAAAAACTACAGTGAAAAACAATAA
- a CDS encoding N-acetyltransferase — protein sequence MARFTFTETFGHYFNDKKDLQDYLSRTFNVSKLRVSLNKPNNVFWLAYVDDLPVGYAKLKLHSPSKFINSQNVCQLQKIYVLKDFLSLGIGRELQNKALKRAAANNAENIWLSVLKSNTRAITFYEKNDFDKIGNHDFQIGKEHFEFQAMAKDLK from the coding sequence TTGGCAAGATTTACCTTTACGGAAACTTTTGGCCATTATTTTAATGATAAAAAAGATTTACAAGATTATTTGTCAAGAACTTTTAATGTTTCAAAATTACGTGTCAGTCTCAACAAACCGAACAACGTTTTTTGGCTAGCTTATGTTGACGACTTACCTGTAGGATATGCCAAGCTAAAGCTCCATTCCCCATCAAAATTCATCAACTCGCAAAATGTATGTCAACTTCAAAAAATATATGTTTTAAAAGACTTCTTATCTTTAGGTATTGGACGCGAATTACAAAATAAAGCCCTGAAGAGAGCGGCAGCCAATAACGCTGAAAATATTTGGCTTTCCGTATTAAAAAGTAACACAAGGGCCATTACATTTTATGAAAAAAATGATTTCGATAAAATAGGTAATCATGATTTCCAAATTGGAAAAGAGCATTTTGAATTTCAAGCTATGGCTAAAGACCTAAAATAA
- the secDF gene encoding protein translocase subunit SecDF, which yields MQNKGLIKLFALLFGLVSIYQLSFTYITSKLEKDAEVYAIGQISEAEEDYVAKREALEASYLDSIGSNPVLGYTSYDDAKKKELNKGLDLKGGINVTLQISVKDILKGLANNTKNPVFNKALADADTASKSSDDTYLELFFDAFDKIKGETKLASPDIFANKGLSDVINFQMTDDQVKPIIRTKIDESIVSAFEVLRERIDGFGVTQPNIQREGNSGRILVELPGARDIARAQELLSSTAQLEFWETYPQSNQSLGTFFINANEKLKDILEPVEAEEEISKPESEIDSLLSDVAQDSLDLNAQANNPLLGKLIPAGQGSHAIARVLVTDTAEIGGYLRMREIRRLLPNDVQFTKFLWERSAKDSELAELYALKSNRENAPRISGDVVSDAQDTFDQFNKPAVSMTMNTRGAKEWEKLTGDAFNNQTGIAIVLDNKVYTAPGVSTGPISGGRSEITGTFTINETKDIANVLRAGKLPASAEIIQSEVVGPSLGQEAIDSGFMSFLIAMCFVLVWMVFYYGKAGIFADIALILNILLIFGVLTSLGAVLTLPGIAGIVLTIGMSVDANVLIFERVKEELARGKGKAQAVADGFGNALSSILDANITTGLTAIILFVFGSGPIKGFATTLLIGIVTSLFTAIFITRLLVDWYIAKKGRSLDFSTGITKNLFKNMNINFLSKRKIAYVVSFILVGVGVFSLLTTGLQQGVDFIGGRSYQIRFEKAVNPSEIASELNTVFGSGTNVKTFGEANQIKVTTPYKVDVEGIEVDNEIQNKLFTSLQKYLPDGTSFEDFTLGASEKSIGILQSVKVGPTIADDIKNNAFLAIIGSLAVVFLYILLRFRKWQFSLGAVVAVFHDVMIVLGIFSLTGSIMPFNMEIDQAFIAAILTVIGYSLNDTVVVFDRIREIVGLKGWNNGININLALNSTLSRTLNTSLTTLIVLLAIFIFGGESLRGFMFAMIVGVLVGTYSSVFIATPIMFDALKKKIAGADE from the coding sequence ATGCAAAATAAAGGACTTATAAAGCTTTTCGCGCTTCTTTTTGGTCTGGTCAGCATTTATCAACTTTCCTTTACTTATATAACAAGTAAACTGGAAAAAGATGCGGAAGTATATGCTATCGGGCAAATTTCGGAAGCTGAGGAAGATTATGTGGCAAAACGGGAAGCTTTAGAGGCATCGTACTTAGATTCTATCGGTAGCAATCCAGTTTTGGGATATACCAGCTATGACGATGCAAAGAAAAAGGAATTGAACAAAGGGTTGGACCTTAAAGGAGGTATAAACGTTACCCTCCAGATTTCAGTAAAAGACATTTTAAAAGGACTTGCCAACAATACCAAGAACCCTGTTTTTAATAAAGCTTTGGCTGATGCCGATACTGCTTCCAAAAGTAGTGATGATACCTATTTAGAGTTGTTTTTTGATGCTTTTGATAAAATCAAGGGTGAAACCAAATTAGCGTCACCGGATATTTTTGCGAACAAAGGTTTGAGCGATGTCATCAACTTTCAGATGACGGATGATCAGGTGAAACCCATCATAAGAACAAAAATAGACGAGTCTATTGTTTCAGCATTTGAAGTTCTTCGGGAGCGTATTGATGGCTTTGGTGTAACGCAACCTAACATCCAGAGAGAGGGAAATTCTGGACGTATTTTAGTAGAACTTCCTGGTGCCAGGGATATAGCCCGTGCACAGGAACTGCTATCGAGCACAGCGCAACTGGAATTCTGGGAGACCTATCCGCAGAGCAACCAAAGCTTGGGAACTTTTTTCATCAATGCAAATGAGAAATTAAAGGATATTTTAGAACCGGTTGAGGCCGAAGAGGAAATTTCTAAACCAGAATCTGAGATAGATTCATTGTTGTCCGATGTGGCACAGGATTCATTGGATTTAAATGCACAAGCCAATAACCCGTTGTTAGGAAAACTAATTCCAGCAGGTCAGGGTAGTCATGCCATTGCAAGAGTTTTGGTTACGGATACGGCTGAGATAGGGGGGTACCTCAGAATGCGAGAAATCAGAAGGCTTTTACCCAATGATGTCCAGTTTACTAAGTTTCTTTGGGAAAGGTCTGCTAAAGATTCTGAATTGGCGGAGTTATATGCGTTAAAATCAAACAGGGAAAATGCTCCTAGAATTAGTGGGGATGTAGTTTCTGATGCACAAGATACTTTTGACCAGTTTAATAAGCCCGCAGTGAGCATGACCATGAACACCAGAGGTGCAAAAGAATGGGAAAAACTAACAGGGGATGCTTTTAATAACCAAACAGGGATTGCTATAGTTCTAGACAATAAAGTATATACGGCTCCTGGAGTTTCAACAGGACCAATTTCTGGAGGACGTTCAGAAATTACCGGTACATTCACGATAAACGAGACCAAGGATATTGCCAATGTACTTCGTGCAGGTAAGTTGCCAGCTTCTGCAGAGATTATTCAGTCCGAAGTGGTAGGCCCTTCTTTGGGACAAGAAGCTATTGATAGTGGTTTTATGTCCTTTTTGATAGCCATGTGCTTTGTATTGGTATGGATGGTTTTCTACTACGGTAAGGCAGGAATCTTTGCTGATATTGCATTGATATTGAACATCTTATTGATTTTTGGAGTGCTTACAAGTCTAGGTGCTGTATTGACCTTGCCTGGTATCGCAGGTATCGTATTGACCATAGGTATGTCAGTGGATGCAAACGTGCTTATCTTCGAACGTGTTAAGGAAGAATTGGCGCGTGGGAAAGGTAAAGCACAGGCTGTAGCAGATGGTTTTGGCAACGCATTGTCCTCTATTTTGGATGCGAACATTACTACAGGGCTTACTGCAATCATACTTTTTGTGTTTGGTTCGGGTCCAATTAAAGGATTTGCGACAACGTTGCTTATAGGTATCGTTACGTCACTGTTCACCGCTATATTTATTACACGTTTGTTGGTTGACTGGTATATTGCCAAAAAAGGGCGAAGCTTGGATTTTTCTACAGGCATAACCAAGAACCTGTTCAAGAATATGAATATCAATTTCTTGAGCAAAAGAAAGATAGCCTACGTTGTTTCCTTTATTTTGGTAGGTGTTGGTGTATTTTCATTGTTGACTACGGGATTACAACAAGGTGTTGACTTTATAGGAGGGCGTTCATATCAAATTCGTTTCGAGAAAGCGGTAAACCCATCTGAAATTGCTTCAGAATTAAATACTGTTTTTGGTAGCGGTACCAATGTAAAAACTTTTGGTGAAGCCAATCAGATTAAAGTCACAACGCCTTATAAAGTTGATGTTGAAGGGATAGAGGTTGACAATGAAATTCAAAACAAACTCTTTACTTCCCTTCAAAAATACCTTCCAGATGGTACTTCTTTTGAAGACTTTACTTTGGGTGCTTCAGAAAAATCGATAGGGATACTACAATCGGTTAAAGTTGGACCTACCATAGCGGATGACATTAAAAACAATGCCTTTTTAGCGATTATCGGTTCTTTGGCGGTAGTATTTTTATACATCCTATTGCGTTTTAGAAAGTGGCAATTCTCTTTGGGTGCCGTTGTGGCGGTATTCCATGATGTTATGATCGTATTGGGAATATTCTCCCTAACTGGAAGTATCATGCCATTTAACATGGAAATCGACCAAGCATTTATTGCAGCGATTCTTACGGTAATTGGTTATTCATTGAATGATACCGTGGTCGTATTTGACCGTATTCGAGAAATTGTAGGCCTTAAAGGTTGGAACAATGGCATAAATATTAACCTGGCATTGAACAGTACTTTAAGCCGTACGCTGAATACATCATTGACGACGTTGATTGTATTATTGGCGATTTTCATCTTTGGCGGGGAAAGCTTAAGAGGATTTATGTTCGCCATGATCGTAGGTGTTCTCGTAGGTACGTATTCCTCTGTATTTATTGCTACACCTATCATGTTCGATGCATTGAAGAAAAAAATAGCAGGAGCCGACGAATAA